In Osmia lignaria lignaria isolate PbOS001 chromosome 13, iyOsmLign1, whole genome shotgun sequence, the DNA window CTTTAATATTGTTATATGGGGGGATTATAAAGGAAAATACTCATCTTTTATCATCATTAGAATCACTATCTGATGTAGTATCTTTTTTATGTTTCTTATGTTTCTTATGTTTcgattttgatttcttttttttatgtttatgtTTCTTGATCTCTTCATCAGATGCTTTTGATTCTGATTCATCATCACTTGTTTCTGATTTTTTACGCTTTTTGGATTTTTTGCTTTTCTTCTCCTTATGCTTTTTCTTAGACTCTTGAAGtttcttctttaattctttttcaCGTAATTCAGTCAATGGAGTAACATAATTTTCATCACTATCAGAACTTGTACTGCTAACATCTAACACAATCTCTTTATTCGGAtcaacttttataaaattacggCATTGATATGTCAAATGCCCAGCATATCCACATTTTTTGCATGCTGGGCGAACATGCTCTTTATTTTGTGGAATTAGTCTGGAAAGAAATTCT includes these proteins:
- the LOC117602228 gene encoding uncharacterized protein LOC117602228, with product MDPEFLSRLIPQNKEHVRPACKKCGYAGHLTYQCRNFIKVDPNKEIVLDVSSTSSDSDENYVTPLTELREKELKKKLQESKKKHKEKKSKKSKKRKKSETSDDESESKASDEEIKKHKHKKKKSKSKHKKHKKHKKDTTSDSDSNDDKR